In the genome of Desulfofarcimen acetoxidans DSM 771, one region contains:
- a CDS encoding DUF881 domain-containing protein, producing MGKKDVQWVIVLVGVIMGLLLTIQFRATQQVKMNVPVQRAKEISTQLEKVRSDREGLKLKVEKLRKDLDQMAQGPQLSEQKSKLEAARIEAGVSNVAGRGVRVTLNDSNVALQPDENPNLYVLHDEDVLKVLNELKSSGAEAISINDQRLLATTEVRCVGPTILVNKTKRLAPPFTIYAIGDPVTMENALKMRGGVIESLKIWGIQVNVEKQDRVVIDAYSGTVSYKYAQSAVSLKGDGQTSE from the coding sequence TTGGGGAAAAAGGATGTTCAGTGGGTAATTGTACTGGTGGGTGTTATCATGGGTTTGCTGCTAACCATACAATTCAGGGCAACCCAGCAAGTAAAAATGAATGTTCCTGTGCAGCGCGCTAAGGAAATTTCGACACAACTGGAAAAGGTCAGATCGGATAGGGAAGGACTGAAATTGAAAGTAGAAAAACTTCGTAAGGATTTAGACCAAATGGCTCAGGGTCCACAACTTTCCGAGCAAAAAAGCAAGCTTGAGGCAGCCAGAATAGAAGCAGGGGTATCGAATGTCGCCGGTAGGGGTGTAAGGGTAACTTTAAATGACAGTAATGTTGCTTTGCAGCCTGATGAAAATCCTAATTTATATGTATTGCATGATGAGGATGTACTTAAGGTGCTCAATGAATTAAAATCTTCCGGTGCAGAAGCTATTTCTATAAATGACCAGAGATTACTTGCTACCACAGAGGTGCGCTGTGTTGGTCCCACTATTCTGGTTAATAAGACCAAACGTTTAGCCCCTCCTTTTACAATATATGCTATTGGTGATCCCGTTACTATGGAAAACGCATTAAAAATGAGGGGTGGCGTTATTGAATCCTTAAAGATTTGGGGTATTCAAGTTAATGTAGAGAAACAGGATAGGGTGGTCATTGATGCTTATTCCGGTACAGTAAGTTATAAATATGCCCAATCCGCCGTAAGCTTGAAAGGGGATGGACAGACTAGTGAATAA
- a CDS encoding DUF881 domain-containing protein, which produces MNKTRFLSIAVVSVVLGLMLAIQFRSTVASQNKNAGVPFDRAQELSVEMRQLEKERDALQQEAEDLTNKLNQANKGQAQALQAISSELNKVKMMAGMLPVKGTGVEIVLDNGKAGAQSPAENLFAVRDDDILKVLNELRGAGAEAISINGVRVIATSEIRLAGTFINVNLTRVLPPYRIEAIGDKDILSSSLEISGGVVEYLRSMGIKVSLEKKEQINIPAYAGRNRFDYAKPI; this is translated from the coding sequence GTGAATAAAACCAGGTTTCTTTCTATTGCTGTTGTCTCGGTAGTTCTTGGCTTGATGCTGGCTATCCAGTTTCGCAGCACCGTTGCCAGTCAAAACAAAAATGCAGGGGTCCCTTTTGACCGGGCACAGGAATTATCAGTGGAAATGAGACAGTTGGAAAAGGAAAGAGATGCATTGCAGCAAGAAGCGGAGGATTTAACGAATAAGCTAAACCAGGCCAATAAAGGGCAGGCGCAGGCACTGCAGGCTATTAGCAGTGAGTTAAACAAAGTAAAGATGATGGCAGGTATGTTGCCGGTTAAAGGGACAGGCGTAGAAATAGTCCTGGATAATGGAAAAGCAGGTGCACAAAGCCCGGCTGAGAATTTATTTGCTGTTCGTGATGACGACATATTAAAAGTTCTTAATGAACTGCGTGGTGCCGGAGCAGAGGCGATAAGTATTAACGGTGTGCGCGTAATAGCTACCAGCGAAATAAGGTTAGCAGGTACCTTTATTAATGTTAATTTAACCAGAGTGCTGCCGCCTTACCGCATTGAGGCCATTGGTGACAAGGATATATTAAGCAGCAGTTTGGAAATCAGCGGTGGTGTAGTAGAGTACCTTAGAAGTATGGGGATAAAAGTGTCTTTGGAAAAGAAAGAACAAATTAATATACCGGCTTATGCCGGAAGAAATCGTTTTGATTATGCTAAACCGATTTAA
- the murB gene encoding UDP-N-acetylmuramate dehydrogenase — MTETIFNDLEQVLSGQLKYNEPMSRHTSWRVGGPAEVLVEPSGMVDIKTACEYARDKKIPLTVIGNGSNLLVSDYGIKGMVLKIGKGLSDIEIDNETIMAGAGAKLSRIAAAAGAAGVGGLEFMAGIPGTLGGAVVMNAGAYGKSISQVLKRVSLINQNGQVSCQEQENIIFDYRSSSLQESGLIVTEGVLEGYLRDEKQIKDDMKDMGEKRRSSQPLNYPNAGSVFRNPPGYSAGKLIEESGAKGLRVGDAQVSEKHANFIINLGSATAEDILQLIERVQRMVEKRFGIRLKKEIRVLGRFLR; from the coding sequence ATGACTGAGACAATTTTCAATGATTTGGAGCAAGTATTGTCTGGTCAGCTAAAATATAATGAGCCTATGAGCAGGCATACCAGCTGGCGTGTCGGAGGACCGGCGGAGGTATTAGTGGAGCCATCGGGAATGGTTGATATTAAGACAGCCTGTGAATACGCCCGGGATAAAAAAATTCCGTTAACCGTTATCGGGAATGGCAGTAATTTACTGGTGTCCGACTATGGTATAAAGGGCATGGTGCTTAAAATAGGCAAAGGTTTGTCTGATATAGAAATTGATAATGAGACTATAATGGCGGGGGCAGGGGCTAAATTATCCCGCATTGCCGCAGCGGCAGGAGCGGCGGGTGTGGGGGGGTTGGAATTTATGGCCGGTATCCCGGGCACGCTTGGCGGGGCAGTGGTAATGAATGCCGGGGCTTACGGAAAATCTATCAGTCAAGTCCTGAAAAGAGTTTCTCTAATTAATCAGAATGGTCAGGTAAGCTGTCAAGAGCAAGAGAATATTATTTTTGATTACCGCAGCAGCAGTCTGCAGGAATCAGGCCTGATAGTTACTGAAGGTGTTTTAGAGGGTTATCTCAGGGATGAAAAACAAATAAAAGATGATATGAAGGATATGGGAGAAAAGCGACGGTCCAGTCAACCTTTAAATTACCCTAATGCCGGCAGCGTCTTCAGGAATCCTCCTGGTTATTCAGCCGGCAAGCTGATAGAAGAGTCGGGAGCAAAGGGTTTAAGAGTCGGTGACGCTCAAGTCTCTGAAAAACACGCTAATTTTATAATCAATTTGGGCAGCGCAACAGCTGAAGACATATTGCAACTCATTGAAAGGGTGCAACGTATGGTGGAAAAAAGATTTGGTATTAGACTTAAGAAAGAAATCAGGGTGCTGGGCAGGTTTCTTAGGTGA
- a CDS encoding cell division protein FtsQ/DivIB produces the protein MTNGYHPIRRKKNNMTESIFFILMVLVAVFILFKSPLFEVRQISVEGTSIPSEKIINVSGISSGQNIFKLDLKSAQNKIQLLPLVKNVNIARQLPATVNIKVEERKAVGVLQIKDGFAEVDDEGVFLRTANVANTKLPVLTGASINFPGIGKKIESEKLSTLINVVCELPQEILPKLSEIHIDEEGSIQLYMLEGIQCRLGLPEKIKEKSQMLLNVLQELQPQGKKIEYIELTYYGKPVVKYSDR, from the coding sequence TTGACTAACGGTTACCACCCAATAAGAAGAAAAAAAAACAACATGACAGAAAGTATTTTCTTTATCCTTATGGTTCTGGTGGCTGTGTTTATACTTTTTAAATCGCCATTATTTGAAGTGCGGCAAATTTCAGTAGAAGGTACTTCTATTCCCTCCGAGAAAATTATTAATGTTTCCGGTATTAGTTCCGGTCAAAACATTTTTAAACTTGATTTAAAGTCAGCTCAAAATAAAATACAGCTTTTGCCGCTTGTAAAAAATGTTAATATTGCAAGGCAACTCCCTGCAACTGTGAATATTAAAGTGGAAGAAAGAAAGGCTGTGGGAGTTTTACAGATTAAAGACGGTTTTGCCGAAGTGGATGATGAGGGTGTTTTTTTGCGCACGGCTAATGTCGCTAATACGAAGCTGCCTGTTCTTACCGGTGCATCAATTAATTTTCCCGGTATCGGAAAAAAAATAGAATCGGAAAAACTTTCTACGTTGATAAATGTAGTTTGTGAATTGCCGCAAGAGATTTTGCCTAAACTATCAGAAATACATATAGATGAGGAAGGATCTATTCAACTTTATATGTTGGAAGGCATTCAATGCCGTTTAGGTTTGCCCGAAAAAATAAAAGAAAAAAGTCAAATGTTGCTAAATGTTCTGCAGGAGTTACAGCCTCAAGGCAAGAAAATAGAATATATCGAACTTACTTATTATGGTAAACCAGTCGTCAAGTATAGTGACAGGTAA
- a CDS encoding small basic family protein, giving the protein MWLGVWLAVLGLFLGVMIGLNVPLILPSIYAHYMSVAVLAALDSVLGGIRSAMEDKFDNGIFLTGFFSNALLAAGLAFIGERLGIELYLAAVVAFGVRLFQNLAIIRRHLLKRSYVIKEENRLSR; this is encoded by the coding sequence ATGTGGCTGGGTGTTTGGTTGGCCGTTCTCGGTTTGTTTTTGGGGGTTATGATTGGCCTTAATGTTCCGTTAATTTTACCGTCAATATATGCTCATTATATGTCGGTCGCTGTTCTGGCTGCTTTGGATTCAGTTTTAGGCGGTATTAGATCGGCTATGGAAGATAAATTTGATAATGGAATTTTTCTCACCGGTTTTTTCAGCAATGCACTCTTGGCAGCCGGTTTGGCTTTTATCGGGGAAAGGCTGGGTATCGAACTTTATCTGGCTGCGGTAGTGGCTTTTGGAGTAAGATTATTTCAGAATCTGGCTATTATTCGGCGTCACTTACTTAAACGATCTTATGTTATAAAAGAGGAAAACAGGCTTTCGCGTTGA
- the murA gene encoding UDP-N-acetylglucosamine 1-carboxyvinyltransferase, with protein sequence MAKYKISGGRRLEGTVQVSGSKNASLPILAACLLNGEVNTVYGIPRLRDIMVMQELLRYLGGNVAWEGNVMTIDSKNIKSKKISEILMRRMRASNLVLGPLLSRFGRVEMAYPGGCQIGTRPMDLHIKGIQALGAVTTEKHGYIIAEADELVGAEIHLDVPSVGATENIMMAAVFAKGQTVIRNAAREPEIVDLQKFLNSIGADVRGAGSDTIKIRGVKLLKAGQHKVIPDRIEAGTHMVAAAVTRGDITIENIIPDHMEPVTAKLKEAGIPVYVREDSIRVCCDRRPVPVDIKTMPYPGFPTDMQPQLMVLMCIASGTGIVTETVFENRYKHVAELRRMGADIRVEGQTAIVKGVKCLSGACVEATDLRAGAALVLAALAADNGSVIEKVMHIERGYESLESKYSSLGANIVRVHD encoded by the coding sequence GTGGCGAAATATAAAATTTCTGGTGGCAGGCGACTGGAAGGAACTGTACAGGTGAGCGGTTCCAAAAATGCTTCCCTGCCTATATTAGCCGCCTGCTTATTAAATGGGGAAGTAAACACTGTTTACGGCATTCCCAGGTTGCGTGATATTATGGTAATGCAGGAGTTGTTGCGTTACCTGGGTGGTAATGTAGCCTGGGAAGGCAATGTCATGACTATTGACAGCAAAAATATAAAGAGCAAAAAGATATCAGAAATTCTCATGCGCCGCATGAGAGCTTCAAACCTGGTGTTGGGACCACTTTTGAGCAGGTTTGGCAGGGTAGAAATGGCCTATCCGGGAGGCTGCCAAATTGGGACCAGGCCTATGGATTTACACATTAAAGGAATTCAAGCTTTAGGGGCGGTAACCACTGAAAAGCATGGCTATATTATTGCAGAGGCAGATGAACTGGTAGGAGCGGAAATACATCTTGACGTGCCCAGCGTGGGAGCAACAGAGAATATAATGATGGCTGCTGTATTTGCTAAAGGACAGACTGTGATTCGCAATGCGGCCAGAGAGCCGGAAATTGTTGATTTGCAGAAGTTTCTCAATAGTATCGGAGCTGATGTCAGAGGAGCCGGATCTGATACGATAAAAATAAGAGGTGTCAAGCTGCTTAAAGCCGGACAGCATAAGGTTATTCCTGACAGAATTGAGGCGGGTACGCATATGGTAGCAGCGGCTGTTACACGTGGGGATATAACTATAGAAAATATAATACCTGATCATATGGAACCTGTAACGGCTAAATTAAAGGAAGCGGGTATACCGGTATATGTAAGAGAGGACAGTATAAGAGTTTGCTGTGACAGGCGACCTGTTCCGGTAGACATAAAGACCATGCCATATCCGGGATTTCCAACCGATATGCAGCCGCAGTTAATGGTTTTGATGTGCATAGCCTCCGGTACAGGCATTGTGACTGAGACAGTTTTTGAAAACCGCTACAAGCATGTAGCAGAATTGCGCCGGATGGGGGCTGACATTCGTGTAGAAGGACAGACCGCCATTGTTAAAGGGGTTAAATGCCTCAGCGGTGCCTGTGTCGAAGCCACCGACCTGAGAGCCGGTGCGGCACTTGTTCTGGCGGCATTGGCAGCGGATAACGGGTCTGTTATAGAAAAAGTTATGCATATTGAGCGTGGTTATGAGAGCCTGGAAAGTAAATACTCATCCCTGGGAGCAAACATTGTCAGAGTTCACGATTAG